In a genomic window of Streptomyces koelreuteriae:
- a CDS encoding DUF3099 domain-containing protein: MYARRRRTYFLMMGGCIALFVLAWGVVRLWSIPVAVGMCVVAMVIPPVAAMVANRRGPDDRWWDDPSGDPQSDEWWDELDGKKRR; the protein is encoded by the coding sequence ATGTACGCACGACGGCGGCGCACGTACTTCCTGATGATGGGCGGCTGCATCGCGCTCTTCGTCCTGGCCTGGGGCGTCGTGCGCCTCTGGTCGATTCCCGTGGCCGTCGGCATGTGCGTCGTGGCCATGGTCATCCCGCCCGTCGCCGCGATGGTCGCGAACCGCCGGGGGCCCGACGACCGCTGGTGGGACGACCCGTCCGGGGATCCCCAGTCCGACGAGTGGTGGGACGAGCTGGACGGCAAGAAGCGCCGGTAG
- a CDS encoding DUF1416 domain-containing protein, with protein sequence MCGAKAGGPDASTIKPGETTIQGQVTKDGEPVVGYVRLLDSTGEFTAEVPTSATGQFRFYAAEGTWTVRALVPGATADRTVVAQQGGLAEVAIAV encoded by the coding sequence ATGTGTGGTGCGAAGGCCGGCGGCCCCGACGCCTCGACGATCAAGCCCGGTGAGACCACGATCCAGGGTCAGGTGACCAAGGACGGCGAGCCCGTGGTGGGCTACGTCCGTCTGCTGGACTCCACCGGCGAGTTCACGGCCGAGGTGCCGACCTCGGCGACCGGACAGTTCCGCTTCTACGCGGCCGAGGGCACCTGGACCGTTCGTGCCCTCGTGCCCGGCGCCACCGCCGACCGCACGGTCGTCGCCCAGCAGGGCGGACTGGCGGAGGTCGCGATCGCCGTCTGA